Proteins co-encoded in one Falco rusticolus isolate bFalRus1 chromosome 14, bFalRus1.pri, whole genome shotgun sequence genomic window:
- the SERTM2 gene encoding serine-rich and transmembrane domain-containing 2: MTEIYFKFRGNLTGRVHFPTLATEVDTTADKYSSLYVYVGLFLTLLAILLILLFSMLLRLKHVISPITTSPEGTENTQQFTDVEMHSRIPTT; encoded by the coding sequence ATGACtgagatttatttcaaattccGTGGAAACCTGACTGGCCGAGTCCACTTTCCAACCCTGGCTACAGAAGTAGACACAACAGCAGATAAATATTCCAGCCTCTATGTGTATGTGGGATTGTTCCTAACACTTCTGGCTATCCTCCTCATATTGCTTTTTTCCATGCTCTTGCGCCTCAAGCATGTTATTTCCCCAATCACCACATCTCCAGAGGGCACTGAGAACACCCAGCAGTTCACTGATGTAGAAATGCACAGTAGGATTCCTACTACCTAG